The following is a genomic window from Natator depressus isolate rNatDep1 chromosome 17, rNatDep2.hap1, whole genome shotgun sequence.
CCAGCTGCACAGGAGGTTATGAGGtttagtttgtaaagtgctctgaagtGTGGAGGTGCTATGTAAGTTTGAAGTCTAATTACTGTAAGCTCCACAGGTGAGCCCTTAAGCAtgtaggcccagatccccaatggtatttaggcaccaaattcCCAAAAAATTACATCCAGTTGTaaccaatgggagttaagtgcctacatacctttgaggatttgatAACTCCCTGGGCATGGTGATGACcacccccacaccacacacacggCCCTGCTCACGTAAAATAGCAAGAAGAGTTTTAGGAAGTcactaaaggagaatctccaccCCAGCCACAAGGAGGTGAGCAACATGAGAGATggatatagggtgaccagacagcaagagtgaaaaatcggggtggggggtaataggagcctatataagaaaaaaacccaaaaatcgggactgtccctataaaatcgggacatctggtcatccaaCGTGGATATAAAATTGTCCGTTGAGCATAAGAGCAGGTCAAATCCAAGCCCATTCATGTAACAGGGAGCTGCTCCACTGGTTTCCATGGGACTGTACCTGCTGCCATCTGCGCTGTACAGGCTGCAAGGTGTGCACAGAATAGGGAAGTGACTCCTGCAGGTAAACATGAGCCTAGAGCTGTGTTACCATGAAACTGAGTGCTAAAGGAAgccaaatccattaaaaaaaaggcACTGTGGATCCTATCCATGGTaactcagacactatggtgaccAGGGCCATAAAGGAGACAGATTTCAAGAGACAATCTAGGGCGTATTTCTGTTCTTAGGATGAAAACAGACATTCTTCCCCTTGTAGGGTAACATGGGTTAGTGCTGGTGAAACGTACAAACTAGACCGTCCCAGTCTGAAGCCCCTAGACACCAAGATAGGCAGAGCATGGGCAGAGTTGCGCAGACGCCTGCCTCCTAATCTGGAAAGAACATCTTCACAGGTGATGAGTGGGTCGTTAGCTAGCCCTGCTTATTGCATCCTTAGCCTCTCTCCGCTTCTAATTACCCCATGGATCGTGTTCTGCTTAACAATGGACTGAGACCTCCCACTTTCATACTGACCATGGCACCGTCATCAGATGGGCAGGACATCTGAGGTCACTAACGAGCTAGGCTAGCTTCACACCAGTGATTATGTGTCTCATTGGTAGTGACTTGACTGTTCATCCTCAGCTAGACACTGCCCGAAGGGGAGAACCACTCTGAATTTTGTTGAATGTGGATTGTTCTGTCAACTCCtggaaaatggagataatgatatttTCCTCACTCTGAGATCTATGGACTATATCTACCATCTAGACATTATTACTCAACTtgagtaaaggtatcagaatctggtcctaaatacataaaacaaaaacTGTAACATCCAAGTAAACAGGGAGGGATGCAACATTGATATCAGTACACAGCAGGTCAGGTTCCCAAAAGATTTGCAAAGCAAAGATAGAGAAATATGCTTTCCGCTCCCCTGCTTTCCCCCAAAAATGTTATTAGCCTGTCCCCGTCCCCCCATCACCCTCCATAAATGTTCTTTGTTTACAAAGGTAACACTCCCAGATATGAGTTCTCTTCCCCTATATGTGAGACTGACCAGGACTGGTGCCAGTAGTTTATCGATAGTATTACATATGTTCCAGCAAAGAACAACTTTGGTATGAAAAGGAGAAGCAGTCATGCTTCTGGGGCTAGCCTGTGATATTGAATAGCACCCTGCACCATGAGTCAACGGGACACCTGAGTACAGCACTGCTTAACGTAAGGGTAGTGTAATTGGACCCTTCATTATTATCCTCTGTCCCTTATGACCCTGAATGTTAAGGGACTTCAATATTAGCCATCACTGAGTGGGAAAATCTGCTCAGCTCTATGACTGACCGTGGGTATTTCAgcccttttcttctcttcctttcccattcttctgttcctttctttttccccttccctaTATCGCTTCTCCTTTGAATCTCTCCCCCTGCAACAAGTGCCTGTTCCCCACTCCATCTGGGGAATTAATCAATCAGCACTGAAATAATtaacattaagggccagattgccaaaggtgcagagcacccaaaTTCTAGTTGAAATCAACCAGAGCAGCAGATACTCAGCACTGACAAAAAGTCAGAGCTTGAAAGTGTGATCAGGAAGCTATAAAGTTGACATCTCAGGGAGGTAATGGGATCACACCTGCCCCTGGGGAAAATCACTGCTTTAGTTTAGAGGCCGACTACATTTCTGAAAGTTCTTTGAAAGCGTAAGAACTAGAGttaaagtgaaagctgagagtgagcaggatcagaacctgtcatggaggtcacataACCACATAAAGTGGGCTAGGTGGTTGAACCAGGTTTTGTTCATCACTTTCACTACCTCCTCCAATGAAGGCCTGGGACAAAGTCCTTTAAATCAATAGGACTCTTTCCTTTGCTAGTTAATAATACGTGCAAGTGGGGGACCCCTGAGTTTGTTGTGAAGTAGGTTTAGATAAATCCACTTTCTCccccaaattaattttttaaaggagTTGATATAGCTGGTAAAGTCTCCTGATTTCCAAGAGGAAGATTGTTGAGCTAAATACTGtgtggggatttaaaaaaaaaaatcaattactgGTCATTTTTTATGTTTTGTAGATTAATGTCTAACCCTGGAGGTTTTCCTTTCCTGGCAGGTTTGGACAGCACGCAACTGCTCGTTCAAGTGACGTTCATAGGTCAGATAAGAGTAGCACATAGGCTGGGAGCACTTGCTTTGTCTGTgagtctccccctgccccaaagtcACAGGAGTAAAGCCCAGTGCAGAGTTAGTTTGGAAATGAAGACATGGAAATCCTCCAGAGAAAGCACTTTCTTGCACTACCCAGTATTATTGAAGCTCCCAGCAGCCCTGACAGCCTAAATATTCTCCTCCTTTTGGAACTGAGGGGTAAATGGTTTACCTTAAAGTTATGGTGGAAGTTTGTGATGGGGCAGGCTCTGGAACACAGGTGTCCAGATTCACATGGCTGCACTTCCCTGcacaggaccatccttccacCTGGGAAGGGTTATTTAGGCCATTCCAAGATGAGCAGTACATGTTGAAGGGAGAGAGAATCGCTTCTCCCTGCCTCAAGCGAGCATCCCACCTTGTGAGAGGCAAGATTGATTGCTGCTGTGTAAATCCTTCAGCATAAGGAGCAGTCACACCCTTGCATTAGTCAAGATTCCCCTCTGTGCATTTAGAGCTGTTCCACACTAGTTCGGGAAGGGGTGAACTTTTCACACTGAAGTCTACAGACTACTGGTGCTCCAGAGAGGACTACTACTTATTTCCAGGGCGTAAGATCAGTAGTTTCTTATGTAAGAAGGTAATGTTAAGTGCCATAAGCATGATGTGTGACCTCCAATGGGATGGGGGGCGGCAGGGGTTGCACATGAGACCTTGAAGATGGATCCCCCACAGCAAGAGGGCCAGAAGCTCCAGGATAGAATCATGCTGATAGAAGTGTAAGGCTTAAGAGCCATACTTTAAAAGCAACTTAATATTCTTACTTGTTTTCCCCCTGTTCCACCCactaatgtggattttttttttttaaagccaattcCTCCAGGCAACCACTTTTAAGTTACAAGACAGCTCATTCAATCTTTAAATTCAGAAGTCTAACACATCTCATTACTTGGATTACCTTTTTGGACAGACCCTATTTATCTAACAAGCAACTCCAAGAAGGAGCCAGGACTAGTTTGGAAGCGTTAACGCTCCAAAAAGGCTTGATCAGTTGTAGTAGCTAATGAAAGCTTTAGTTGCTACATCAAAGTAGTCTGCAGCAAAGCAGTTTAGGATGGTTAAGTGATTTTACAGCTAGCATATCTGGAATACGAATGACAGCCAGCATCCAGTTAGGACCCTCAGCCTAATGAGGTCATCTCAGGACCAGTCAAGTGACACTCTGGAAGAGGGTCTAAACTCACTTCAGAGAGCAACATCTTAAGGTCAGTAGCTAATTTGATGAGCTGGAGACTCAACCATGCAAACAGTATTAAGTGTTGCCTGACCTACAGAGTTCAGTAGATATTTGTAACATTTAATGTTACTGTTTCTCCATAACATAGCCAAATTTAGATTTCCATGCCTTTGGAGCCTTCCACCTAAGCATTCTGTAGTTCAATCTGCTAAGTATGGAAGTGTTGTTTTTACTTTGCAAGTCTGGTATGAAAAAGAAACTAGAAGCTTTTTAAATGTGTCAATTCACCTttaatgtttgaaaaataaaaaggtatttGAGCAATTGCAGTTATGAAGGGAACATCTCTTGCTCCACAGAAGAGTGTGAACAGGTTCACATCAGACTCAtgcttggaaaaaaacaaacaaacattctcctTTTTAGATCAAAAGTGGAGTTCTGTATAGACAAAAGTTGCCAAAGTGCCCTGGTTAGTCCAAGGCATCTCACCCCCAGATTGGAAGTTTTCTGTCAACGTGAAATAAATTAAGACACCACATCCTGTCTAGTTACAACATGGTTCTATCAATATTACAAAGTTAGGTATACTTTGGATTTTGCACAGTCTACAGACACAAAGACTTTTACTTCAGGAAGAAGTCAGCCTGGGTCATTAAGTCATTTCACAATTAATAGCTACACTTTCTCCCTTCTCCCAATACAGCAAACAAAAAGCAGTGGCATGTTACTTTCAAGATGAACCAAGTTGATTGTTGAGAGTTAGGAGTCACCTTGCCCTAGAACAGAATTCACTCCATTCTAGAAATTTTGCCCATATTAACCACCAATCAATAGGCTCTCGCTGCAAGCACCAGGTTTTGCAGAAGCCACcacaggtgttttgttttttggggttttttttttggtggggggggggggaagagactgaCACCACCCTAGGATGATCCAGAAGAACCTCCTTGCAGTTTGAGCTAGAAGACAACACTGCTGACCCTACTGGAGATAACGACCTTCTGTCTTCAGAGAATATATTCACAAGTTTCCCCTCACAAAATAGCTTCTGCTAAGAGGAGAGAGATTTGGAACACAGAAGCTATTCCTGAAGGATTTTCCACTGTAGCTGATGGAGACAACAGTGGCCATCTCCAAGTCTTCCAGATGACTAGGTTACTTTAGGGAAAGACCTGAGTTAAGGCAGTGTTGTCTTGATAAAGACATGCCCGATCAAGTCTTTCAGATTCTAGTGTCAATCACTACATTTAAAATTTTCTAGTCCATTTTGGAACAAAGGGCAGTTGGCCTAAGAGAGTTAGTCTCAGTGGCAGCAACTAAGATCTGGATCACCCCATCACCAAGCAGCCAAGGACAGGAGATCCTtcctcctacaaaaaaaaaaaaaccccaaataataATTTAGGGGGAACATTTAAGTTTCAGACTAGATTAAGTTGCTGTGAGTTTGGTTGATCCATGTAGGCTGATCTGAGGGCAGTGGTGTGGGCATTTTCTACAGAAAACATCAAGGCCCAGTTGTATGATTTGCCATGCAGTCCCAAGACAGGATATACTTTTTTGAATGAAAACCTTGTTAAAAAGCCTCCCTGCTAACTTACATGGGCATTATAAGGCCTTTCTCCCCACCAACAGCTGAGATGGCCAGCGAAGCCAAATTGACACAGCTCCCAAATCCACCCCACAGACtaaaactgaaaaggaaagtTGACGTTCCTCCATCGATACACACTCAGACGTTGAGACAGTCTAATAAGAGTATTTACTATGAACGCAATAAGATCTCTTTTTGGGCtgctgaacaaaaaaaaaaagtgttttccccGCCTTGCCCAAGAAAAGGTTACCACTGGGGGAGCTGTTTGTGGAACAGTTTTATTTCTTCCCACTGAAAGGCCATTGTTTAAGCATTTACAGTTTTCCCTAGTGCAatacaaccaaaaaaaaaccaaaaccaaaaccaaaaagcaGTAACAAAAAATGCTGCCTTCTTCCCAGGCAACTACACAGAAGTAGATTTTACTGCAACATATACACATTAAATATAGTATACAGTCCATGCAGCGGCACAGCCATGTTAAAGGGAATCTTGGCTTCAGCCATCAGTGCATTACAGTCCAAATTTCACTGGCTCCGACTTCCTATCCAGACTTGAACAGAAGAATTGCAACCTGACCCAAGTAAAAATAGATGAAGTGCTTTGTCTCATGTGTTACATAGCTGCCAAAATTTCTGCCAACAATGCAGTGCCAGGTAGGGTTGTATTTCTTGTCAAATTCCTACGAGGGAGAGAGAGTACAGTAGTTAAGACCAAGAAAGCCCACACCAGTCTGAAATATACATTCCTAACCGATTACTGTTAGATACAAATGCAATGGAAATCTGAAGACACAGGTGGATGCAAGCTACTACTGCATTACTGATGTGCTAATTAGCAGGTGACAAAAGGGCCGCACTGGAGTGTGGAAGAGTTCCTATGCCAGGTACTTATCGGAGTGATTTATACACAAGCTCCAGGCCATAACTGCAGATTTTAAAAGTCCCCTTGGCACAGTGGTATTCAAGCCACATGCATAGGCCAGTTGTTCCACAGAACCGTTTAAACCCTCCCATTCCAAGCTGACTCACAGAAACAGTACTTTGGAATGCTTGTTCCAGTAAGCCActagagtatgcatccgatgaagtgagctgtagctcacgaaagcttatgctcaaataaattggttagtctctaaggtgccacaagtactccttttctttttgcgaatacagactaacacggctgttactctgaaacctggatctTAAAGGTcacttgaaaaaggaaaaaaaggcaggCTTCAGGCATTCTTCATAAAGCAGCAGAAGAGTTTGTGAGGAGACTTTCTAATGTAAACAAGCAGAATAATTCACACATTGTCTGCCTTGGGAAGACTTCAGCAAAGCCGAACGCTTAACAAGTGAAGTAGTGTTTCATTGGGATaaacaatttaaataatttagcAATTGAGAGGGAAGGGTTTCTGGTAAGGATTGAGAGCTCTCATCCCTTCAGTTAAGACAGATCTCCCATGACCCAGTCTTCAGGCAAAACTAGGAAAATATCAGACTCAACAAtcctgattggggggggggggtaaaagaGTGAGAAAGCTTCAGACTATACACCAGAAAGCAACAAGGCACCAACAACAAAGACAGCTGAAGTCCTTTGTGAGTAACCTTTCTTCCATTTCATGTGCAGTAAGCCATTTCCTTTATATTAGGAAAGGAAGCAAATACGCAACAAGCCATTTTCTTTCCTGAGCTTTAGTTGTCTTAGGTTTTATTCCATTCCCTTGTTGCACTGTCCCAAGAGCCTTCTGGATTAGTCACTTTTTTGACCTGGAAAGGCCAgattttaagaaaatataaaagataTGCTCAACTCGTTAAGACCATTGAATTTCAAATTGAATTAGAGTTGAACAGAGTTAAGTAGTTTCAGGTCCCACATTGGGTCCCAAACCCCCTGGCCTACTTTTGGCTTTATAATAATATTTtcctctgtttccctccccccaagtGCTCTCTCCCTTGTTGCTGTGTGAAGGGTCTACACAAACAGGGGAAACCAACTATGCCACAAGATGCCACCAAATGCATAAGGTCAACAAACTGAAAGATACTTTGATCAGTCAGTTCCTCTAATCTTCAGGGGTTCCTCAGATAAATCCAGGTAAAGAGTTCAGACAGACATGAGATGTTTAAGTTGCATCATCTCCGCAGGCCAGCTCCATTCACCTCAATTAGAGCTGGTGCTCAGAACTTTCAAAAACTCGTAGTGTTAAGAATGTCAATAGGTAGagaagcctggggcagagggggaggggagaaagagggtGAAAGTGGAAGTTTACTTAGCCTAGAAATGCTACGCAGAAGCAAGTAAGTTTCACTTGACTAGATgagttgggttttgtttgttttaactacaGTAGCCACACAGAGTTTAAATCAAGTCACACCTTCCAAAGATTCAAAAGATTGCAGAGAGATAGCAACAATACGGTAAGTCGCTACTTAAGGTAAATAGCAACCAAGTCCTTTTAGCTTGGCTAGCCAGAAAGAATGGTCCATTGGTTAAGGTGCTACCCGAGAACTTGGAAAACCCGAGTTCAAGTCTCGCTCTACCTCAGACTGCCTGTGTGATCGGACCTAATCATAGAATCGGTCTCAGCTGCCATCTGAGAAACAGGGATAACAGCACTGTCCTATCTCAGAGGGGTATTGTGAGGCACTCCGGTACTATGGGGATGACTTTGATAGTCAACATGTCCCAACGAACCTATGCCATTTTATAGCAGCTACATAATACCTTCTTTATATAGGCTGCAATGTCTTTCTCGATGTTGTACTTCTCCATTGCCTGCGTAGCACAGTCTACAGCATCCTGCTGCATGTCCTCAGACATGTCTGCATTCTTGATCACAGCCTTTCTGTCAGACATTGTGAACCTAAGGAAGAACAAAGTATTAAGATGTGCCCATAGGATTCTGCTACAGTTCTTTCATGCATTAGAAGACATTGTCTACATGATGTAAAACAGTTCTGGATACAGTGTTCTGTATTTATATTGCAGGTTACACCAAACCCATCTTGCCCAACATCTGGTACTAGGCACACTACACAGTATATCCTAGGATATACTATTAGGTTGTGGAATGCTGTAGTACATGAAGCTACTGAGAGATTAGACTAGAGACAGCCAAGTATCACCACTTGTACATACATTTTTAGCTTTAAAAACCCATAAATCCTATGCAGAGATCTTCTACTCCTTTAAGTTACAGGAACAGCAGTCCTGAAAATCAATAAGCAATGGCTAAAACCACATTTCCTTACAGGTATAGCCAATGGAGTGGAGCAGTAATATGGCTCTACCAACAGCAGCCCCCAGACTATGTTTGTCTCCACACTGATTGTAGGTCAATGCATTCAATGGATATAGTAGCAGAAACCTTTAGTATTTCACTCAAGTGTGTACACATTCCCTTTAAATGTAAGGTTAAGGGTCATACGTTCCAGCTGTTCTTGCTAGCTCAGACCAGAACTGCAGCAGTTTCAGATCTAGTTTACCTCCCTGTGTCATGGATTCCCTTTTGCACTTTGCTCAGCTTGACCAATGAAACCTAAACAGTTTTGCTTGTGTCTCATGCACTGCACAACATTGCGAAATTGGGATGTTAGGGTTGACAGTTCTGCTGTGGAACAATGCTTCCATCCAAGACAAGAGAGCCTACCTGGGACCTTTTAAGAGCCTGAACTGTGGCATGCCGGAAAGAGGTAAAACACCCTATCACTCTGCTAAAACTAGTTAGGGAGTTCTAGACTAGCCAGTGATAAGCCACCCATATGTAGGTCTCAGATCCCCTGCTAAGGGCACAGCCACTAGTTGTAGCTAGTTTTATATGCAATTTAACGtttcagtccttactcagccaAAACACCCACTAAAAACAAACTTGTGAATTTTGCCTGAGCTAAGAGTGGACCTGTGTTGATTAGTACTTTTGATGTAGGACCCATTTCAACTAGCACATGGGCAACATACAGCCACTTTGAACTCGGGTCTCCATTGTTATTTTGGTGGAACAACTGGAGAATCAGGCATGATACTGGACCAGTTTAGAGCCTTCATTTGAAGGACTACACAAGTGAAGGGCAGCTGTCTAGATGATGCCCATGGCTGCTGGTTATCATATTTTGCTTTACCATAGGATCACCACAAAAAAGTTACTTACGTTTTAAGGATGTAGCCTTTTTACAGTGGAGAATGTGTCAAATTAGGTTTGCAAAGCCCCATTAAGTTTACAGTGCCATAACAAGGCTTAGTAAATCCTGAGCTATATTACTAGCACTATATGTTTGGAGGTAGGAAACCCATACGTGTTTAACTCCATTAAGGAGACAGTCTGCTACAATGATTGTTTCCTAGAGCAGTCCCAGAAAAACTGAAGGAGTAGCTTTGTTATAGCAACTAAAGGAGCCTGCTATccagagagagaatgaaagaaagaaTCCAGTTACATAACAGCCTTATGACAACAATGCTTCAATTCTTTATTCTGCCTGCAGTTGAAGACTCCTAGTGCTCTAATTTATAGATTTTAGATACCATGTATAATTGATCATTGCTATTAACACGCACTAATAGCATTAAAGGAATAGGATGGGAATTCATCTAGAATGCCAGGAAAGAGCACGTGCATTTGTAAGAGTTTTTAGGAAACCAGTTACAGGTgccttccaccccccaccctcccagatcATTGGGGTTTAAAAATCACTGTTTAGCAGGAGGGGGTAGAGTTGGAGCCTCAAGTATGTCAACAACCACAAAGGAAAGCCCTAGAGAGACAACCAAGCACCCAGGACAAGCCACATGTGGCTGCTTCAAGAGTCAATTCAGAGGCATCTGTAATTACAGGACTGTCAGTGAGAGACCTGCAGAAAGGGTCTTCCTTCCTGGTTCTTATTTAGAATGGGGATTCCTGGGAGCAGGGACAATTCTGCCAAGCCCTAGTCCTGCCAGTGCTGCAACAACTGAAAACAACTCCCTTCTGCTAAGTATGTAGAGGTCTCCTCTCCTTTCCTCACCCGCCCCTTTTTGAGCCATACTCGCCTCTCTCCTGGCTACAACATCCTTTTCACAACAGCAGCTGAGCGAGGATGCTGCAGACACTGTCGTCTGGAAAGGGGAGGGTGAAGCGTGAACAGGTTAgggagcagcacgcagagccacagCACCAGAGGCCAAACATCATTCTCCTTGGCATTGCCAAGCACAACTACTCCACCTGCAGAtcagagcagcagctcctcccctAGCCACAGGGCTGGGCCTTAACAATACCATGACACCCCTCATCCTCCTAGAAAGGGCCAGAGACAGCTCACTCCCTACCCAAGGAGGCTTGGCTGCTGTTGCATTTCCCAGGGGGAGAAGCCACCAACACAGGCCTCAAGAGAGACTGGCCCAGGCAGAAACTGACACTTAAACTCATGGGGAGAAGCTGATCCCTGAATTAATGCCACAGAACAGGTAGAACATTTGCCCTTTCCTATAAGGGAGGGAGCCTTCCTCTTTACCCCTGAAACAGAGACCAGAGCCACCTCCTACTAGCACAGGACTGGTCCCTACACCACCCTAGTGCAtttcctccagctgcagccccgCCACTGTTAAGCTGTCCCAGGGGAGGAGGTTTCCATGCAGTCCCCAGCAGCCCAAGGCTCGCGGAGgtctggaggggggagaagaggcgtGACCTTCACTTTCCGAGCCCCCAGGGGAAGCGTCTAGAGCTCGGCTCACGAAGATGACCTTGCCTCGCAGAACGCGGATACTCGGCCTGGACAGGGCAGGCCAGAGGATGCAGCCCCGGCTGAAAGCCACGGGGTGGGGGCTGCATGGGAGACCCATCCATGCCCCGATGGAAACGGAGTCATCGGAGCAGCAAAGCCGCCTCCGGCTGCGAGAAGGGGCTGAGCAGAGGGGTCactcagaggctgcagcaggaggaagggggagcgggaggagaaggagggggtggggaaatctGAGCAGCTGCCCGGCTCCAAGGAagggggcagctcccaggggcagAGCGGCCAGGTGGAAGCGAGGGGGGGCGGGTGCAGCCACCAGCTGGAGCCGTGTGGGGGCTGGAGAGAGGTGCAGCCACCCCCCGGATTGCAGCCCACTcgcttcccacccccaccacgGCCAGGAGTTgcagccccggggcgggggggggggagaattgcagcccgggggggggggggcgccccctgccctgctcgtGAATGCaccaggccaaaaaaaaaaaaaaaaacacgaaaACAAAAACACGCCCCCCCCGCGCCGGGCGCGCTCGGCTCACCTGCCCCGCGGGAGTCACCGGCAAACGGACCCGAAGCGCCTCCGCCGCGCACTGGCTCTGGCACCGGCTTCCCCCCGCTGCGCTGCCGCCCTGTGCCCCGCTCAGCCCGGCGCTCGCTCGCTCTCCGCCCGGCCGCCTCCCCCGCGCTGAAATAGCCGCCCCGCCCCTTGCAGGggctccgccagccgccctcgCCATTGGCTGCGGCGCGGCCTCGGCCCACCGCGACCAGCGTTCTCCCCTCGCCCGTCTCTGCCTACATCTTGTTTCATCCCACAATGCCGCGAGCAGGCTGCGGAGCGCGTCTGGCTCACGaggtggagggggtggagagCGAGCGGGGGGGGGAGTAAATAAGACTCAGGGATTGGGGTGGCCTGGACCTGGGGGACCTTCCTGCAAAAGGGCTCGGCCAGATCTGGTTCCCTGTGGGAGCCTCAtgcatttttttttgggggggggggtgcaatcAACAGATTTGCTGCTCGTTCTGGGGCCTGATGCTGCTCCGGCCCCAATGCAGTGTAAAACCCCCTGGACCGaagtggagtcactctggatcaTAACCGGCCAAGTGGCCTAAGCTTAGGTCAGATTCAACCTCGCCTGCGTTCTACACGCCAGCTAGGATgactccccctctctccccgcccccccgtgtCACATTGGTTGCTGACAAGTATTGACATCAGAAAGTGAGGGCGATGGCCATTGTTATTTGCACTAAAGTAATGGACCCAACATCCATTTTGGTTTCCTGCACTGTTCATTTTTTTGTGAGTGCCTCGTTTTGGGTCTTTGTCGCACACAGTCCCCGTATTTGGACTTTGgattgctctggatttacacctctGTGACCAGGAGCAAAATCTAAGCGCTTGTcctgaaggcctgattctgatttaaaTTACACCAACAGGTTTCATGCTGATGTGTCCCTGTGGATGTCAGCGGAGTTACTCCAGGATGAGATCAGTTGGGCCTCTTAAGTCCAATCACTGTGTCTGGCAAGGATATAGGGCCAGTGCTTTACTTTGTGTTTGCTTATCTGGGTGCATTCGTCGTGCTTTGTGGTTTTATCATGGAGTGGTGGTGCTGCATGTCATCTTTGATGTGCACTAATAATAGGACTATGCACTGGCTCAGGGAGATCAGTATTGTATTCCTGGGTCTCCGAAAGATTCCAGGGCACTTTTTGTACAAGAAGGGATTTGCTGCAGTATCTTTGGCCATAGAAATCTCCCCGCCTCACGGTGGCGTGCACTAGTCATCTGTGCTCTTCACCCCAGAAGTTGGTGCATTTCCATAGTGCCATATGTATATAGGATCttatcctgcaactggatctacACAAGCAGATCCCTGCACCCATATAAAGCCTCATAGAGTTCAGGGATCCATGCGCATGGATCTgattggaggattggggccaTAGTTTGTAAAGTATTCTTGGGATGAAAggcattacataaagtaaaaagtGTTTTGCCAGTGTTAATTAATTGTAATGATACTGCACGCTTCTACAGTGCCTTCAATCGGAGTGTATGACAGACACTAATTAAGTAAGCCTCACAAAAtgctcctgtgaggtaggtaggCAGGCAGTATTACAGTGTCTCTCATTTACAGaagaggaaattgaggcacggagagagtgagtgatttgtccaagatcacacagcatgTTAGCAGCAAAGTCAGGAATAGATCCTGTGTCTCTTAATGCCCAATCATGTGACCCTCCTCCTTCCA
Proteins encoded in this region:
- the DYNLL2 gene encoding dynein light chain 2, cytoplasmic, whose amino-acid sequence is MSDRKAVIKNADMSEDMQQDAVDCATQAMEKYNIEKDIAAYIKKEFDKKYNPTWHCIVGRNFGSYVTHETKHFIYFYLGQVAILLFKSG